From Triticum urartu cultivar G1812 chromosome 2, Tu2.1, whole genome shotgun sequence, a single genomic window includes:
- the LOC125536417 gene encoding protein PELPK1-like: protein MLRKNTMSSLVFLMALLLSCSSMSSAARHLEEAVPKKEYPPHPIVPELPKPELPPHPAMPELPKPELPRPLVPEVPHPVAPETPKEPELPHPVAPEVPKHELPPHPAMPELPKPELPHPAVPQTPKEPEVPHPTVPEVPKHELPSHPAMPELPKPELPHPAVPEVTKEPEVPHPVVPEVPKEHELPHPTMPELPKPEMPHHAVPEVPKELHVPHPEVPEVPKEPELPHPAVPEVPKHEMPPFPKAELPQKPEFHFPEPEAKP from the coding sequence ATGCTGCGCAAGAACACCATGTCCTCCCTTGTCTTCCTCATGGCGCTGCTGCTCTCATGCAGCTCCATGAGCAGCGCAGCACGGCACCTAGAGGAGGCCGTGCCCAAAAAGGAGTATCCACCACATCCGATCGTCCCGGAGCTGCCAAAGCCCGAACTCCCACCTCACCCTGCCATGCCTGAGCTACCGAAGCCTGAACTACCGCGCCCTCTCGTTCCCGAAGTGCCACACCCCGTGGCGCCGGAGACACCAAAGGAGCCTGAACTGCCGCACCCCGTGGCGCCGGAGGTGCCAAAGCATGAGCTGCCGCCGCACCCTGCTATGCCCGAGCTCCCGAAACCTGAACTACCGCATCCGGCTGTGCCACAGACGCCAAAGGAGCCTGAAGTGCCACACCCCACGGTGCCCGAGGTGCCAAAGCACGAGCTGCCGTCGCACCCTGCTATGCCCGAGCTCCCGAAGCCCGAACTACCACATCCGGCTGTGCCTGAGGTGACAAAGGAGCCGGAAGTGCCGCACCCCGTCGTACCGGAGGTGCCAAAGGAGCACGAGCTGCCGCACCCTACCATGCCAGAGTTGCCAAAGCCTGAAATGCCACACCATGCCGTGCCAGAGGTACCAAAGGAGCTCCATGTGCCGCACCCTGAGGTACCGGAAGTGCCAAAGGAGCCTGAGTTACCGCACCCTGCCGTGCCAGAGGTCCCGAAGCACGAAATGCCACCGTTCCCGAAAGCCGAGCTGCCCCAGAAGCCCGAGTTCCATTTTCCGGAGCCAGAGGCCAAGCCATGA